One region of Endozoicomonas sp. Mp262 genomic DNA includes:
- the rplX gene encoding 50S ribosomal protein L24, which yields MKKIRRDDEVIVIAGKDKGKRGKVVTVRADGRLVVSGINMIKKHQKPNPMLGTPGGIVEKEAPIQASNVAILNPETNKADRVGFAFEEGKKQRVFKSTGKPVDA from the coding sequence ATGAAAAAGATCCGTCGTGATGACGAAGTCATCGTAATTGCTGGCAAGGACAAAGGTAAGCGCGGTAAGGTTGTTACCGTACGTGCTGATGGCCGCCTGGTTGTTTCCGGAATCAATATGATCAAGAAACACCAGAAGCCTAACCCTATGCTGGGCACCCCTGGTGGCATCGTGGAAAAGGAAGCGCCTATCCAGGCTTCCAATGTTGCGATTCTGAACCCGGAAACCAACAAGGCTGACCGTGTTGGCTTCGCTTTCGAAGAAGGCAAGAAGCAGCGCGTCTTCAAATCTACCGGCAAGCCGGTTGATGCGTAA
- the rpsK gene encoding 30S ribosomal protein S11, giving the protein MAKPGTRSRKKVKKTVVDGIAHIHASFNNTIVTITDRQGNALSWATAGGSGFRGSRKSTPFAAQVAAERAGRAAAEYGLKNLDVCVKGPGPGRESAVRALNACGYKITNINDVTPIPHNGCRPPKKRRV; this is encoded by the coding sequence ATGGCAAAGCCAGGTACTCGTTCACGTAAAAAGGTGAAAAAGACAGTTGTGGATGGCATCGCCCATATCCACGCTTCTTTTAACAATACTATCGTGACCATTACCGACCGCCAGGGTAATGCACTGTCTTGGGCTACAGCCGGTGGTTCCGGTTTCCGTGGTTCCCGTAAAAGCACTCCCTTTGCTGCCCAGGTTGCAGCCGAGCGTGCTGGACGTGCTGCCGCTGAATACGGTCTGAAGAATCTGGACGTCTGCGTTAAAGGACCTGGGCCAGGCCGTGAATCCGCTGTACGCGCTCTGAACGCCTGTGGGTACAAGATCACTAACATCAACGATGTTACCCCGATCCCCCACAATGGTTGTCGTCCGCCCAAGAAGCGTCGTGTATAA
- the rpmD gene encoding 50S ribosomal protein L30, translating to MAEKMIKVTLVKSTNGRLESHKACVRGLGLRRINHTVEVEDTPSVRGMINKVSYLVRVEGE from the coding sequence ATGGCTGAGAAGATGATCAAAGTGACGCTCGTAAAGAGCACCAACGGTCGCCTCGAAAGCCACAAGGCTTGCGTCCGTGGCCTGGGTCTGCGCCGCATTAATCACACTGTTGAAGTGGAAGACACTCCATCAGTTCGCGGTATGATCAACAAGGTATCTTACCTGGTGCGGGTCGAAGGAGAATAA
- the rpsH gene encoding 30S ribosomal protein S8: MSMQDPLADMLTRIRNAQMAEHASVSMPTSKIKVAVAKVLKDEGFIADYRVEGEAKVDLIVDLKYFEGKPVIESLKRESRPGLRNYAGKEALPKVNGGLGIAIVSTNKGVMTDRAARAAGVGGEVLCTVF, translated from the coding sequence ATGAGTATGCAGGACCCGTTAGCAGATATGCTAACTCGTATCCGTAATGCCCAAATGGCAGAGCACGCCTCTGTCAGCATGCCTACATCCAAGATCAAGGTTGCTGTAGCCAAGGTTCTGAAGGATGAAGGTTTTATCGCTGACTACCGTGTAGAAGGTGAAGCCAAGGTTGATCTGATCGTTGATCTGAAATACTTTGAAGGCAAGCCTGTTATTGAAAGCCTGAAGCGCGAAAGCCGTCCAGGCCTGCGTAACTACGCTGGTAAGGAAGCGCTGCCTAAGGTAAACGGCGGTCTCGGTATCGCTATTGTATCCACCAACAAGGGTGTTATGACTGACCGTGCTGCCCGCGCAGCCGGTGTTGGTGGTGAAGTTCTGTGCACCGTATTCTAA
- the rpmJ gene encoding 50S ribosomal protein L36: MKVRASVKKICRNCKIIKRNGTVRVICVEPRHKQRQG, encoded by the coding sequence ATGAAAGTACGTGCATCGGTTAAGAAAATCTGCCGTAACTGCAAGATTATCAAGCGCAATGGCACTGTTCGTGTAATTTGCGTTGAGCCTCGTCACAAGCAGCGTCAGGGCTAA
- a CDS encoding carboxylate/amino acid/amine transporter produces the protein MIYLIGVTLLWSFSFSLIGVYLSGQVDPYISVFSRIALASLIFLPFIRLKGITPKLAIKLMAIGATQLGLMYLFYYQSFLFLSVPEVLLFTVFTPIYITLIYDLLNHNFSPWYLLSAALAVLGAIVIQFSGVNEGFFKGFLIVQGANICMALGQVGYKVVMEKEQLKLPQHHIFGWFYLGALIVAAIACLLMADLNHLPTTSVQWSILIWLGMIASGLGYFLWNLGACKVNPGVLAIMNNALIPAGLLVNILIWNRDTDLQRLALGGSIIFLSLLVNEFLPGRFS, from the coding sequence TTGATATATCTTATCGGTGTAACCTTACTTTGGTCTTTTTCCTTTAGCCTTATCGGCGTTTACTTATCAGGACAGGTTGACCCCTATATATCTGTTTTTAGTCGGATAGCCCTGGCATCCCTGATTTTTTTACCCTTTATTCGCTTAAAGGGCATCACCCCCAAACTGGCCATAAAACTGATGGCTATCGGTGCTACACAGCTGGGTCTGATGTATTTATTTTATTACCAGTCATTTTTATTTTTGAGTGTTCCCGAAGTCCTGTTATTCACTGTATTTACTCCCATTTACATTACCCTGATCTATGACCTCCTGAATCATAATTTTTCTCCCTGGTATTTGCTAAGCGCAGCATTGGCAGTACTTGGAGCAATAGTTATCCAGTTTAGTGGGGTTAACGAAGGCTTCTTTAAAGGGTTCTTGATTGTTCAGGGAGCAAACATCTGCATGGCTCTTGGACAGGTGGGTTATAAAGTGGTCATGGAAAAAGAACAACTCAAACTGCCCCAGCACCATATTTTTGGCTGGTTTTATCTTGGAGCCCTGATAGTTGCTGCCATTGCCTGCCTGCTAATGGCTGACCTCAACCATCTGCCCACCACTTCTGTTCAGTGGAGCATTTTAATATGGTTGGGCATGATTGCCTCTGGACTAGGCTACTTCCTCTGGAACCTTGGCGCCTGCAAGGTTAATCCCGGCGTGCTTGCTATCATGAATAACGCCCTGATTCCGGCTGGGCTGCTTGTGAATATTCTGATTTGGAACCGTGATACAGACCTTCAGCGGTTAGCCCTTGGCGGGAGCATCATCTTTCTATCCTTACTGGTCAATGAATTCCTTCCAGGCAGGTTCTCATAA
- the rpsM gene encoding 30S ribosomal protein S13 — MARIAGVNIPDNKHAVISLTYIFGIGKTTAAQLCATTGVNPAAKVSDLSEEQLESLRGEVAKLDTEGDLRREISMNIKRLMDLGCYRGIRHRRSLPVRGQRSKTNARTRKGPRKPIRK, encoded by the coding sequence ATGGCCCGTATTGCTGGCGTCAACATTCCGGATAACAAACACGCCGTTATCTCGTTGACCTACATTTTTGGCATCGGCAAGACTACAGCGGCTCAGCTGTGTGCTACCACTGGAGTTAACCCGGCTGCCAAAGTATCTGATCTTTCCGAAGAGCAGTTAGAGTCCCTGCGTGGTGAAGTTGCAAAGCTTGACACCGAAGGTGATCTGCGTCGTGAGATCAGCATGAATATCAAGCGCCTGATGGATCTGGGTTGCTACCGTGGTATCCGCCACCGTCGCAGTCTGCCAGTTCGTGGTCAGCGCTCTAAAACAAATGCGCGTACTCGTAAGGGTCCTCGCAAACCAATTCGTAAGTAA
- the rplE gene encoding 50S ribosomal protein L5 codes for MATLKKTYREEILPKLKEELGLNNVHEVPRITKITLNMGVGEAIGDKKVIENAVADLEKIAGQKAVVTKARKSVAGFKVREGWPIGVKVTLRKERMYEFLERLVDIALPRVRDFRGLSSKSFDGRGNYSMGVKEQIIFPEIDYDKIDTLRGLDITLTTTAKSDEEGRALLKAFNFPFRN; via the coding sequence ATGGCGACTCTGAAAAAGACATACCGTGAAGAGATTTTGCCCAAGCTGAAAGAAGAGCTGGGTCTGAACAACGTTCACGAAGTTCCTCGTATCACCAAAATCACCCTGAACATGGGTGTGGGTGAAGCGATCGGTGACAAGAAGGTCATCGAAAATGCCGTAGCTGACCTGGAAAAAATTGCCGGTCAAAAAGCGGTTGTTACCAAGGCGCGTAAATCCGTTGCAGGCTTCAAAGTACGTGAAGGCTGGCCGATTGGTGTCAAGGTAACCCTGCGCAAAGAGCGCATGTACGAATTCCTGGAGCGTCTGGTTGACATCGCTCTGCCTCGTGTCCGTGACTTCCGTGGCTTGAGCTCTAAGTCTTTCGACGGCCGTGGCAACTACAGCATGGGTGTTAAAGAGCAGATTATCTTCCCGGAAATCGATTACGACAAGATCGACACTCTGCGTGGTCTGGACATTACCCTGACTACCACTGCGAAGAGTGATGAGGAAGGCCGTGCTCTGCTGAAGGCCTTCAACTTCCCTTTCCGTAACTGA
- the aphA gene encoding acid phosphatase AphA, with protein sequence MKKALISSLALSFALVSPFTIASTQASSTQTGVTSAEVMQRAAVHWVSVDSIRESLKDVPPMAVGFDIDDTVLYSSPGFVRGKTEFSPDNNDYLENTEFWAKMNTGWDEFSIPKRVAKELIKMHQERGDTIYFVTARPYTKGEKVTEIIQKAFDIKNMQPVVFADKANNFNKTDNLKKRNIKVFYGDADGDITSAQAVGARAIRIMRAVNSSYYPLPKNGQFGEEVIINSQA encoded by the coding sequence ATGAAAAAAGCACTGATAAGCTCTTTAGCCCTTTCTTTTGCTCTGGTTAGCCCATTCACCATTGCCAGCACCCAAGCCTCCTCCACCCAGACTGGTGTTACTTCTGCTGAAGTTATGCAAAGGGCAGCGGTTCATTGGGTTTCTGTGGACAGCATTCGTGAAAGTCTTAAAGACGTACCGCCAATGGCTGTAGGCTTTGACATTGATGACACCGTTCTTTATTCATCCCCAGGGTTTGTCAGAGGCAAGACCGAGTTTTCTCCTGACAACAACGACTACCTGGAAAATACTGAATTCTGGGCAAAAATGAATACCGGCTGGGATGAGTTCAGTATCCCCAAGCGCGTCGCTAAAGAACTGATTAAAATGCATCAGGAACGGGGAGATACCATTTACTTCGTCACTGCACGCCCTTATACCAAGGGTGAAAAGGTGACTGAAATCATCCAGAAAGCATTTGATATTAAAAACATGCAGCCGGTTGTTTTTGCGGACAAAGCCAACAACTTTAACAAAACGGACAATCTGAAAAAGCGTAATATCAAAGTCTTCTATGGTGATGCCGATGGCGATATCACCTCAGCACAGGCTGTTGGTGCCCGGGCGATCCGTATTATGAGAGCAGTGAACTCCTCTTACTACCCACTGCCTAAAAATGGCCAGTTTGGTGAAGAGGTTATCATTAACTCTCAGGCATAA
- the rpoA gene encoding DNA-directed RNA polymerase subunit alpha encodes MQNSVTEFLTPRHIDVEEISLTRAKVTLEPLERGFGHTLGNALRRILLSSMAGCAVIEAEIDGVQHEYSAIEGVQEDVIDILLNLKGLAIQMAGRDQTTLTLTKKGPGVVTAADIQLDHDVEIVNPDHVIAHLNDKGELNMKLKVARGRGYEAAGSRRQDEEETRAIGRLQLDATYSPVYRVSYVVESARVEQRTDLDKLVIDLETNGTLDPDEAIRRAATILQQQLAVFVDLEGEVEPEPVKEEDEVDPILLRPVDDLELTVRSANCLKAENIYYIGDLIQRTEVELLKTPNLGKKSLTEIKDVLASRGLSLGMRLDNWPPASLKSDDKVSA; translated from the coding sequence ATGCAGAATTCGGTAACTGAATTTTTAACTCCCAGGCATATCGATGTCGAGGAAATCAGCCTGACACGAGCGAAGGTGACCCTGGAGCCACTGGAGCGTGGCTTTGGGCATACCTTGGGTAACGCCCTGCGTCGTATCCTCTTGTCCTCTATGGCCGGTTGTGCCGTTATTGAGGCAGAGATCGACGGTGTGCAGCATGAATACAGTGCCATTGAAGGTGTTCAGGAAGATGTCATCGATATCCTCCTGAACCTGAAGGGTCTGGCTATCCAGATGGCTGGCCGTGACCAGACAACCCTGACCCTGACCAAGAAGGGTCCGGGTGTTGTAACAGCTGCAGATATTCAGCTGGATCACGATGTTGAAATCGTGAACCCTGATCATGTCATTGCTCACCTGAATGATAAGGGCGAGCTGAACATGAAGCTGAAGGTTGCTCGTGGCCGTGGTTATGAGGCTGCCGGCAGTCGTCGTCAGGATGAAGAAGAGACTCGTGCTATTGGCCGTCTTCAGCTGGATGCCACCTATAGCCCTGTGTACCGTGTCTCCTATGTCGTCGAAAGTGCTCGTGTCGAACAGCGCACAGACCTCGACAAGCTGGTTATTGATCTGGAAACCAATGGTACTCTGGATCCTGATGAGGCTATCCGTCGTGCTGCAACTATCCTGCAGCAACAGCTGGCGGTCTTTGTTGACCTTGAAGGTGAAGTTGAACCTGAGCCTGTCAAGGAAGAGGACGAAGTCGATCCGATCCTGCTGCGCCCGGTTGATGACCTCGAACTCACTGTTCGTAGTGCAAACTGCCTGAAGGCAGAAAACATTTACTACATCGGTGATTTAATCCAGCGTACTGAGGTTGAACTGCTGAAGACTCCAAACCTGGGTAAGAAGTCCCTGACTGAGATCAAGGACGTTCTGGCATCTCGTGGTTTGAGTCTGGGTATGCGTTTGGATAACTGGCCACCTGCCAGTTTGAAGAGCGACGATAAGGTTTCTGCTTAA
- the rplQ gene encoding 50S ribosomal protein L17, whose translation MRHRKSGRKLNRNSSHRKAMFKNMTASLVEHELIKTTLPKAKELRRVAEPLITLAKEDSVANRRLAFDRLRNKATVGKLFSELGPRFKDRPGGYIRILKCGYRQGDNAPMAYVELVDRAVEATEVEETA comes from the coding sequence ATGCGTCATCGTAAGAGTGGCCGCAAGCTCAACCGGAACAGTTCTCATCGCAAGGCGATGTTCAAGAACATGACTGCTTCCCTGGTTGAGCATGAACTGATCAAGACAACACTGCCGAAGGCAAAAGAACTTCGCCGTGTTGCTGAACCTCTGATCACCCTGGCGAAGGAAGACAGCGTTGCCAACCGCAGGCTGGCATTTGATCGTCTCCGTAACAAGGCTACCGTAGGTAAGCTGTTCTCTGAGCTGGGACCACGTTTCAAAGATCGCCCTGGTGGTTATATCCGCATTCTGAAGTGTGGCTACCGTCAAGGCGACAATGCTCCAATGGCTTATGTGGAGCTGGTTGATCGTGCTGTAGAAGCTACAGAAGTTGAAGAGACTGCATAA
- the rplO gene encoding 50S ribosomal protein L15, with product MRLNTLSPAEGSRKERKRVGRGIGSGLGKTGGRGHKGQKSRSGGGVKPGFEGGQQPLQRRLPKYGFTSRKASQTAEIRLHELAKVEADVIDLAALKAADLINGGILRAKVVLSGELTKAVTVKGLAVTKGARTAIEAAGGKIED from the coding sequence ATGCGTCTGAATACTCTGAGTCCGGCTGAAGGTAGCCGTAAAGAGCGCAAGCGCGTTGGTCGTGGCATTGGTTCCGGCCTGGGTAAGACTGGTGGTCGCGGCCACAAGGGTCAGAAGTCCCGCTCCGGCGGCGGCGTGAAGCCAGGTTTCGAAGGCGGTCAGCAGCCACTGCAGCGTCGTCTGCCAAAATATGGCTTTACTTCCCGTAAAGCCAGCCAGACTGCAGAAATTCGTCTGCACGAACTGGCCAAGGTTGAAGCGGATGTGATTGATCTGGCTGCGCTGAAAGCGGCAGACCTGATCAATGGTGGCATCCTGCGTGCTAAAGTGGTACTGTCCGGCGAATTGACCAAGGCCGTGACCGTTAAAGGTCTGGCTGTCACCAAAGGCGCTCGTACTGCGATCGAAGCTGCCGGTGGTAAGATCGAGGACTAA
- the rpsN gene encoding 30S ribosomal protein S14, which translates to MAKVSMKQRELKRQQTVAKYAEKRAQLKAIINNPNSTEDERWDAQVALQKQPRDASKARQRNRCRVTGRPHGYFRKFGLSRIKLREAAMRGDIPGLVKASW; encoded by the coding sequence ATGGCAAAAGTATCCATGAAGCAGCGGGAGTTGAAGCGTCAGCAAACCGTTGCCAAATATGCTGAAAAGCGCGCGCAGCTGAAAGCTATCATCAATAATCCTAACAGCACTGAAGATGAGCGTTGGGATGCCCAGGTTGCCCTGCAAAAGCAGCCTCGTGACGCCAGCAAGGCCCGTCAGCGTAACCGTTGTCGTGTAACTGGTCGTCCTCACGGTTACTTCCGCAAGTTCGGCCTGAGCCGGATCAAACTGCGTGAAGCCGCCATGCGTGGTGATATTCCAGGTCTGGTTAAGGCCAGCTGGTAA
- a CDS encoding DUF6314 family protein has product MKVLERFWQGLKAIKFFRYVSSPGKLSQSGWRGEGKGEIDTEPSGLNHFYMTEKGIFILADGKKLDMCNEWLWCRNEESITLYHTRRGRDNPVQLFELIEAPEFPGVIVSRPHFCGDDIYNATVVVREDGVDISWSIKGPRKDEHLSYAYTK; this is encoded by the coding sequence TTGAAAGTACTGGAAAGATTTTGGCAAGGGCTGAAGGCAATTAAATTTTTCAGGTATGTCTCATCGCCGGGAAAACTGTCACAAAGTGGCTGGCGTGGAGAGGGAAAAGGCGAGATTGATACAGAACCATCGGGCTTAAATCATTTTTATATGACAGAAAAAGGCATTTTCATTTTGGCAGATGGAAAAAAACTGGATATGTGTAATGAGTGGTTATGGTGTCGCAATGAGGAATCCATAACACTCTACCATACCCGCAGAGGCAGAGATAATCCTGTTCAGCTATTTGAATTGATTGAAGCCCCTGAGTTTCCTGGGGTGATAGTATCCCGACCTCATTTTTGTGGAGATGATATCTATAATGCTACTGTTGTCGTCCGGGAGGATGGGGTTGATATAAGCTGGTCTATTAAAGGCCCCAGGAAAGATGAACATCTGTCCTATGCCTATACAAAATAG
- the rpsD gene encoding 30S ribosomal protein S4 produces MARYIGPKCKLSRREGTDLFLKSGVRPLESKCKAEIAPGQHGQRRGRLSDYGVQLREKQKVRRIYGVLEKQFRNYYKAADRKKGATGSNLLQLLESRLDNVIYRMGFGSTRAEARQLVSHKAVLVNGKVVNIPSYQVAPGDVVAIREKAKNQLRINAALEIAAQRGFSTWVEVDATKKEGVFKALPERSDLAADINENLIVELYSK; encoded by the coding sequence ATGGCTAGATATATCGGTCCAAAGTGCAAGCTGTCTCGTCGAGAAGGCACTGATCTCTTTCTGAAGAGTGGTGTTCGTCCCCTCGAGTCCAAGTGCAAGGCAGAAATTGCTCCTGGCCAGCATGGCCAGCGTCGTGGTCGTCTTTCTGACTATGGCGTACAGCTTCGTGAAAAGCAGAAGGTTCGTCGCATCTACGGCGTACTGGAAAAGCAGTTCCGTAACTATTACAAGGCAGCTGATCGCAAAAAAGGGGCTACAGGTTCAAACCTGTTGCAACTTCTTGAGTCTCGCCTTGATAATGTAATTTATCGCATGGGGTTCGGCTCTACCCGTGCTGAAGCACGTCAGCTGGTCAGCCACAAAGCTGTCCTGGTGAATGGTAAGGTCGTAAACATCCCGTCTTATCAGGTTGCCCCTGGTGACGTAGTTGCCATTCGTGAGAAGGCAAAAAACCAGCTGCGTATCAATGCAGCCCTTGAAATTGCAGCTCAGCGTGGATTCTCCACCTGGGTTGAAGTAGACGCTACCAAAAAGGAAGGTGTCTTCAAGGCGCTGCCCGAGCGGAGTGACCTGGCAGCAGACATCAACGAGAACTTGATTGTCGAGCTGTACTCCAAGTAA
- the rplF gene encoding 50S ribosomal protein L6, with protein sequence MSRVAKSPVAIPGGVEVKLSGQDIAVKGAKGQLELTVHQNVEVSQEDNILTFAPRDGAKHSRALAGTTRALINNMVLGVTKGFEKKLQLVGVGYRAQAKGKTLNLTLGFSHPVNYELPEGVTAETPSQTEILIKGVDKQLVGQVAAEIREFRRPEPYKGKGVRYADEHVRRKEAKKK encoded by the coding sequence ATGTCTCGAGTAGCCAAAAGCCCTGTTGCCATCCCTGGCGGTGTAGAGGTTAAGCTGAGCGGCCAGGATATCGCTGTTAAAGGCGCTAAAGGTCAGCTGGAACTGACAGTTCATCAGAACGTTGAAGTAAGCCAGGAAGATAATATCCTGACTTTCGCTCCACGTGACGGTGCCAAGCACTCCCGTGCACTGGCTGGTACCACCCGCGCCCTGATCAATAACATGGTTCTCGGCGTGACCAAGGGCTTCGAAAAGAAGCTGCAGCTGGTTGGTGTCGGTTATCGTGCCCAGGCCAAGGGCAAGACCCTGAACCTGACTCTTGGTTTCTCACACCCGGTCAACTATGAGCTGCCTGAAGGTGTGACTGCGGAAACTCCTAGTCAGACTGAGATCCTGATCAAAGGGGTCGATAAGCAGCTGGTAGGCCAGGTTGCTGCGGAAATTCGCGAATTCCGTCGCCCAGAGCCTTATAAGGGCAAGGGTGTTCGCTATGCTGACGAACATGTTCGTCGCAAAGAAGCCAAGAAGAAGTAA
- the rpsE gene encoding 30S ribosomal protein S5, which yields MAKEERKNDEGLIEKLVQVNRVAKVVKGGRIFGFTALTVVGDGKGKVGFGRGKAREVPIAIQKAMESARRNMINVDLNGDTLQYPVKARHGASKVYMQPASEGTGVIAGGAMRAVLEVAGVHNVLAKCYGSTNPVNVVQATFKGLRDMRSPEDIAAKRGKSVEDILG from the coding sequence ATGGCGAAAGAAGAGCGTAAGAACGACGAAGGCTTGATTGAGAAGCTGGTTCAGGTTAACCGTGTGGCCAAAGTGGTCAAGGGTGGCCGGATCTTTGGCTTCACTGCACTGACTGTAGTGGGTGACGGCAAGGGCAAGGTTGGCTTTGGTCGCGGTAAGGCCCGTGAAGTGCCAATCGCTATCCAGAAAGCAATGGAATCCGCTCGTCGTAACATGATCAATGTTGATCTGAACGGCGACACTCTGCAGTACCCTGTAAAAGCTCGTCATGGAGCTTCCAAGGTATACATGCAGCCTGCATCCGAAGGTACTGGTGTTATCGCCGGTGGTGCGATGCGTGCGGTACTGGAAGTGGCTGGTGTGCACAACGTGTTGGCCAAGTGCTACGGTTCCACCAACCCGGTGAACGTGGTTCAGGCTACTTTCAAGGGATTGCGCGACATGCGTTCTCCTGAAGACATTGCTGCCAAGCGTGGCAAGTCCGTTGAAGATATCCTGGGGTAA
- the secY gene encoding preprotein translocase subunit SecY, with protein sequence MAKTLPVGNQGGLSELWSRVRFVFLAILVYRIGAHIPVPGINPDALARMFQQNEGTILGLFNMFSGGALERMSVLALGIMPYISASIIIQLMTVVSPQLEQLKKEGESGRRKISQYTRYLTVALAFVQGLGMTVGLANQGVAFTTDISFYVVAVVTFVTGAVFMMWLGEQVTERGIGNGISILIFSGIVAGLPNAIGRSFESARQGDINILALLAVALLAVAVIAFVVFIERGQRRITVNYAKRQQGRKVFAAQSSHLPLKVNMAGVIPAIFASSLLLFPASIAQWFGQGEGLEWLQDIAMAMGPGQPLNIILFSAGIIFFCFFYTALVFNPKDVADNLKKSGAFIPGIRPGEQSARYIDGVLTRLTMFGAIYMTAVCLLPQFLVVSANVPFYLGGTSLLIVVVVVMDTMAQVQSHLMSHQYESLLKKSNLKGYGSGGLIR encoded by the coding sequence ATGGCTAAGACACTACCTGTTGGGAATCAAGGCGGACTGAGCGAGCTGTGGTCTCGCGTCAGATTCGTGTTTCTGGCGATCCTGGTATACAGGATTGGCGCGCATATACCTGTGCCGGGCATCAATCCTGATGCCCTGGCCCGGATGTTTCAGCAAAATGAAGGGACCATTCTAGGGTTGTTCAACATGTTTTCCGGTGGTGCACTGGAACGCATGTCGGTACTGGCCCTGGGTATCATGCCCTACATTTCGGCATCCATTATCATCCAGTTGATGACAGTGGTTAGCCCCCAGCTGGAGCAACTCAAGAAAGAGGGTGAATCCGGGCGCCGTAAAATAAGCCAGTACACCCGCTACCTGACTGTAGCTCTCGCGTTTGTCCAGGGACTTGGCATGACCGTTGGTCTTGCCAACCAGGGCGTAGCATTTACTACTGACATTAGCTTCTACGTAGTGGCTGTTGTAACGTTTGTCACAGGCGCTGTCTTTATGATGTGGCTGGGCGAACAGGTAACTGAGCGAGGCATCGGTAACGGGATTTCGATTCTTATCTTTTCAGGTATTGTCGCCGGTCTTCCGAATGCGATAGGGCGGTCCTTTGAGTCCGCCCGCCAAGGGGATATCAATATCCTGGCGCTGCTGGCTGTTGCTTTGCTGGCCGTTGCGGTTATCGCATTTGTGGTCTTTATCGAACGGGGTCAGCGTCGTATCACCGTTAACTACGCCAAGCGTCAGCAAGGTCGTAAGGTGTTTGCGGCGCAGAGTAGCCATCTGCCCCTGAAAGTGAATATGGCGGGTGTTATTCCGGCTATATTTGCTTCCAGCCTTCTGCTGTTCCCGGCATCTATTGCCCAGTGGTTCGGTCAGGGGGAAGGGTTGGAATGGTTACAGGATATCGCTATGGCGATGGGTCCTGGTCAGCCATTGAACATCATTCTGTTCTCGGCGGGTATCATCTTTTTCTGCTTCTTCTATACTGCACTGGTTTTCAACCCGAAAGACGTTGCAGACAATCTGAAGAAGTCCGGTGCATTTATTCCTGGCATTCGCCCAGGGGAACAATCTGCACGGTATATTGATGGTGTCCTGACTCGACTGACCATGTTCGGTGCCATTTATATGACGGCAGTCTGTCTGTTGCCTCAGTTCCTGGTGGTTTCGGCCAATGTGCCATTCTACCTTGGTGGTACCAGTTTGCTGATCGTGGTGGTTGTAGTGATGGATACCATGGCCCAGGTTCAGTCGCACCTGATGTCCCATCAGTACGAGTCGCTGCTGAAGAAATCCAATCTTAAGGGCTATGGCTCAGGCGGCCTGATCCGCTAG
- the rplR gene encoding 50S ribosomal protein L18 yields the protein MMDKKSARLRRARRARMKMRELGANRLSIHRTPRHIYAQVIAPEGDKVLAAASTVEKELRGDATGNVDAAVKVGALIAERAKAAGIAKVAFDRSGYKYHGRVKALADAAREAGLEF from the coding sequence ATGATGGATAAGAAATCTGCTCGCCTGCGCCGTGCCCGCCGTGCACGGATGAAGATGCGTGAATTGGGTGCTAATCGTTTGAGCATCCACCGTACGCCTCGTCACATCTACGCGCAGGTTATTGCCCCTGAGGGTGATAAAGTGCTGGCTGCTGCCTCCACTGTAGAGAAAGAACTGCGCGGTGATGCTACCGGCAATGTAGACGCTGCTGTGAAAGTGGGTGCTCTGATTGCTGAGCGCGCCAAGGCTGCAGGTATTGCCAAAGTGGCATTTGACCGCTCTGGTTACAAATATCACGGTCGTGTTAAGGCGCTCGCCGACGCAGCCCGTGAAGCCGGTCTGGAATTCTGA